A region of Thermococcus argininiproducens DNA encodes the following proteins:
- a CDS encoding cell division protein, with product MKKFIGNIMLTVGLVGGAIASARNPPLWTALGGSLAIMGVGILLRRQGEKEELHKSAAQGKGGKEELKRTLETAIAEIEKIMEEREKDLEKAREHLGKILETLETFAEKAQPLRIEGIRFYGEVMTSFSKAERHLNRAWSAYADGYVKEGDTYLESGYSQLKETSRLLNSRI from the coding sequence ATGAAAAAATTTATCGGAAATATAATGCTCACAGTTGGACTGGTTGGAGGAGCTATAGCCTCAGCTAGAAATCCACCACTTTGGACAGCGCTTGGAGGTAGTTTAGCTATCATGGGAGTTGGAATATTGCTCAGAAGACAAGGAGAAAAAGAAGAGCTCCACAAGAGTGCTGCTCAAGGCAAAGGTGGAAAAGAAGAACTCAAGAGAACACTGGAGACCGCTATTGCAGAAATTGAAAAAATAATGGAAGAAAGAGAGAAGGACTTAGAAAAGGCAAGAGAACACTTAGGAAAAATCCTTGAAACTTTGGAGACCTTTGCAGAGAAGGCCCAACCACTTAGAATTGAAGGCATCAGGTTTTATGGGGAAGTCATGACAAGCTTCAGCAAGGCAGAGAGACACTTAAACAGAGCATGGAGTGCTTATGCTGACGGATACGTAAAGGAAGGAGACACTTATCTCGAGTCTGGATATTCCCAGCTTAAAGAGACTTCAAGACTCTTAAACTCCAGAATCTGA
- a CDS encoding DUF1667 domain-containing protein: MRHRLTCIVCPLGCLIEVKVKNERVTEVIGYKCPRGREWAINEIINPKRIVMSVVKVKNGKLPTVSVKTTKPIPKEKIPELMKVLAQIEVKAPVRVGQVILESPLNLETKIVATRDVESA; the protein is encoded by the coding sequence ATGAGACACCGCCTTACTTGCATTGTATGTCCTTTGGGTTGTCTCATAGAAGTGAAAGTGAAGAATGAGAGAGTAACGGAAGTTATAGGTTACAAGTGTCCGAGGGGTAGGGAGTGGGCAATTAATGAGATAATCAACCCAAAGAGAATCGTGATGAGTGTAGTAAAAGTGAAAAACGGTAAATTGCCAACAGTTAGTGTAAAGACTACTAAACCAATTCCCAAAGAAAAGATACCTGAACTTATGAAGGTTTTAGCACAGATTGAGGTTAAGGCACCGGTAAGAGTTGGTCAAGTAATCCTAGAAAGCCCTTTAAACTTAGAAACAAAAATAGTTGCGACCAGAGATGTTGAGTCAGCTTGA